The genomic stretch gctaaatagtactagaggaagataagagggagaagaacaggggctgcgatcgccaaacagctaccttgctatctccaagaaaatctgcaaccagaacactcaataaccgctaccgtgtccagccacacctggatctgcacacaaggtgcagggagtaacatgagtacgccaactcagtaagtaacaacaataaataaagactgagcagtagtgacgagcaatgaagcatataacgttcatatcaggaaatctcagtaaaataccacatgctcttaaaaatcaggattggaatcaaacatctcgtttaaacccagttccaataaaaatcatttttttccaatagtttttcaaacaaaggctcaatgcaaaggtgagcaaaaatgatgaaatcataaacagccactcgggcagacctcacagtcactcgtgccactcgggcatacctcacaatcactcttgccacttgggcatacctcacaatcactcttgcctcccagtcactcagcactcggcactcggcactcgcactcagtaggtacctgcgctcactgggagtatgtacagactacggaggggctccttcagcccaagcactataatctgcatggacaactcacgtgcgataataataaagtatgctgcaggcgggcaaccccaatccacactcatcctcaccaatcaggccctcggcctcactcaatcacaagtatgctgcaggcgggcaaccccgatccacacttaTCCTCACatatcaagccactcgggcatttcagaaaaacagggcattcggcccaaaacatttatatgcatcaaaatagagtcataaaactgagttatgcagtaaacaagtataaacatgactgagtatagatttttcaatcgaaaatagtgagaggatgatacgaaaacaaacagcattggcgcaaggcccaaacatggcattcagcccaatttacataaaatctttctaaatcatataagtatcaatgatttcaacaaagtatgcaactttacagttgctacggggcggaccaagtcacaaatctccaacagtgcacgcccacacgcctgtcacctagcatatgcgtcacctcaaaataatagaatgatatgaaatccggggttttataccctcaggactagatttacaatcgttacttacctcaaaccggtcaaatctctaccccgcaatgttcttgcctctggactctgcctccaaatgctccaaatctattcacaattagtataataccatcaatatacgctaatggaatgaattccacaagaaaaacttcaaaattagaccaaaacccgaaattggctcaaaatttgcctgtcgggcccacgtctcgaaacccgacaaaagttacaaaatccgaaagcccattcaaccacgagtctacccataccaattttaccaaaatccgacctcaactcgaccctcaaatctacaaatctaatttccaaatttctaagtttcaatctctgatttacgcctcaaaatcatgtaatctagtcggattactcgatgataattcaatattctggagtagaaatgatcacaagggacttacctcaagttttccttgaaaatatatcaaaaatcgcctctccccaagttccaattcgtcaaaaatggcaaatgggacgaagtccttgattttataattctgcccaaacatcctcggttctgcctcgatcttggccttcgatcgtggccctcgaccctggtcctcggtcctgccccttgatcctggttctcgatccggATCTCGATCGTGCCTTTGATCGTAGCCCTCAACTCTGAACTCGATcggggcttcgatcgtggccctcgaccctgggctcgatcatggcttcgatcgtggccctcgaccctgagctcgatctgggcttcgatcgtggccctcgaccctgagctcgatctgggcttcgatcgtggccctcgaccttgagctcaatctgggcttcgatcatggcccacgaccctgagctcgatctgggcttcgatttccgggcagaagcaatttccatcAGCagttgttctagttcaatttttgatccgttaaccatccgaaactcacccgaggccctcgggacctcaaccaaatataccaacaagtcataaaatatcatatgaacttattttaatcctcaaatcacctcaaacaacgctaaaaccatgaattacaccccaattcaagcctaatgaactttgaaatttctaatttctacaaacaactccggaacctatcaaatctcatctgattgacctcaaattttgcacacaagtcctaaatgacataacagaggtattccaatttttagaatcagattccgaccccgatatcaaaaagtcaaccccccggtcaaacttctcaaaaataaaactttcggtaTTTCCAGtttaattcctctacggacttccaaataatattccggacatgctcctaagcccaaaatcaccatacggagctattggaatcataaaaattcaaatccaaggtcgtATACATATAGGttcatatccggtccacttttctaacttaaaatttttaattatgagactaagtgtctcatttcaccccgagttccttccggactcgaaccaactaacccgatataacataatatagctgaataacacaaaaagaagtaggaatggggaaaacaaggttataactctcgaaacgaccggccgggtcgttacactctccctattaagttgcttgccttgcgaggaagtccctattccttacattccacacttatagcaatggattggaaggtgttccatcacatcaaagaaaccacatggaaatattttttccatcttactagaagttacacgaatgttctaatccatccgaagtaggttttcttcccttaatgtggtagaacacaagtctttgaaaaacaaactaatctctgtgatgggtttccagattctttcaagcaaaccacaaaatgcaataggcactaaggtctccatgaaaacatgacagtcatgacttttcagaTGGCTCAACTTCcgtacctccatatctactttttttccaagattcgacgcataacccttaggcatcttcaatttcataacccaatcacaaatttgttatctttcctccaaagtgaatgtgtaacttgctttagCCTTggacaccttaccattgtttgttgtctgcaagtataattcaggccgcctgcaatattcttgtaagtccattctagccttcgaattatcttttgtcttacctttaacatccatcactgtgttgaacaaattatcaaaataattcttctcaatatgcatgacatcaaggttgtgtcagagaagattatccttccaataaggcaactcccaaaatatactctgtttcgtccaattatgagtaacaccatatccggggaatctataaggtggagcctcagtaactttactgaagttctggaccctctcccaaattttctcacctgaaagtatcggaggtggagaatcatattccactttattcttttttaatgcatttttcatccttctaaactcatgatcatcaggcaagaattgacggtgacaatcaaaccatgattgctttcggccatgtttcaaagtgaacgatttaccattttccatgcagtaaggacaagctagcttcccagcagtcatccacccagacaacattccatacgaaggaaaatcgttaatagtccacattaaattagcacgcaaattgaaattTTGCTTgattgatatgtcatatgttttaacaccatcataccacaactgttttagctcatcaatcaaaggttgtaaatatacatcaatcaaactttttggATTACGTGGACCAgtaataatacaatttaagaatatatatggactagtctgTGATGattcaaaatgtcatctttaaatttaataagtaactctgtgttctaagacctcgaaaagtaccatttatcattcctcgacttgcgtgcgcagtccgaaaaattttccgaaaagtttttatgtgaaaaatagattaaaatgtgaaatagagctttaaaactcaactgagttgactttggtcaatatttttagcaaacggacccggatcagtattttgacagttccggtagctccgtatcgtaatttgggatttgggcgtatgcccgaaatttaattttggaggtcccaagctcaagttatggccatttaacggaactagcaatttaaaggctaaagacttccaaatttgaccacggggttgactttttgatatcggggccagaatccaattctgaaaatgtgaatagcttcgttatgtcatttatgacttgtgtgccaaatttgaagtcattccggatttatttaatatgttttggcacaaaatttacaaattgaaaagtttaaatcTCAAAGTCTGAATAATCGAATCTCTTTTCCTCTGATCACAACTCTTTATAGTAACAGCTCTTCCCTTATCTTGTTGTTTCCAAGTTCCACCTCTTTTTCCTACAATCCTACTAAACCTTCCCTTGTTCTTCTTCCTTGGTGTAATAAAGTAACGGTAAATACTTGTGTCCCAATTATCTTCTACTCCTCCAGTAGAATGGCCATGGCTGTAAGTTACCCAAGGTTCTTGTTTGTAAACATCATACATTGCAATAAAACCATTGTCATGCAATTCTTGCTTAGCAACAAACCTCAAAAGAAATTTCACTAACTCTGAATCCGTCGGTCGAAATCGATACCCTTCTCCAAGATTATCTAACTCCATCATATTCATTGTTTCTTGAATATGAAGATGAAAAAAACGCAGCGGCCGAGACTAGAGAGTATTGAGTGATAAAATAGGGCTATATATATGACTTAGGAGTTTAGATACTTTGTATTTATAGAACAAAAAGTTGATTATGATCAACGTCAATGAGTTCGATTTTAGGGAAGTACGTGAAGCCCAAGTATATTCAACAAATTTTACCTGAAATCCCTGCCTTTGTAGGAAACCAAACGTGTAACAATTTAGGAAACTTTCTTCTAACGGTCGAAATTGTTCGttgtaaaataatttaaaaaaaggaACTGTTAATATATGGAAACATGggagttaaataataaaaacaatgtaCACTATTTATTCATTTAGCATGTAGTGATCTTTCAAAGAAACAAAAGAGTTAAAAGAATTTccaaattaatatatttttgtcaATCTTACCGTGAaatatatgttatttttgtgtattcttgagtttttttatttttatagaatttaatgtttatatttcattttaaaacGTAACAGAAATTGTTAATATGTAGAAATTGTTCGtagtaaataaaacaaaagtgTTAATATGTGGGAACTTAGAAAAAATTTTCTTTAAgcaataaatatttattaaacaatcaagtCAAAACAAAGTTACGTTATGGAAAATCCTTGTTCTTTAAATGAGAAgcatcaaaacaaaaaataaaagctaaacatgAAGGATAGAAATCCCAAGTTACACGAGTTACATACGATAAAGCTATATGAGCAAGAGA from Nicotiana tabacum cultivar K326 unplaced genomic scaffold, ASM71507v2 Un00123, whole genome shotgun sequence encodes the following:
- the LOC142178978 gene encoding NAC domain-containing protein JA2L-like, with amino-acid sequence MNMMELDNLGEGYRFRPTDSELVKFLLRFVAKQELHDNGFIAMYDVYKQEPWVTYSHGHSTGGVEDNWDTSIYRYFITPRKKNKGRFSRIVGKRGGTWKQQDKGRAVTIKSCDQRKRDSIIQTLRFKLFNL